From the Winogradskyella forsetii genome, the window TCAAGAGTGGTATAAGTATTTGAGGCTTTAATGTTTCCTTCTTTTTTAATTGCCCATGAAGCTGTTCCTCTAGTAGTAACATGTACTCTATGAGAATTGGTTTTGGCAGCTATTGCCATTTTTTTTATAATGGCAGATGTTCTAACTTTTGTCATCGTTTTTCAGTTTATTCTAATTAAAATATAAATTTATTAAATTCAATATTTCTTTCCTAGTTAAAGTACAATAATTATGACTGCCTACTTGGCTAAATACAATAGTAATCGCTATAATTATCGAGATAACGCTGGGTTTTTTAAATACTCTGTGTATTGGTTAATCCGAAACAGGAAACCCACGATCTTTCATCAAGGCTTCAATCTTAGCATCACGACCTCTAAATTTTCTATAAGCTTCCGCAGGATCCATGGCATTTCGTGGTGCGAACAAATATTTTACTAATTTTTCCGCAACTTCTTTATCGTAAAATCCACCTTCGGCTTCTCTAAAAGCTTCTGAAGCATCACTCGTTAAGACATCTGCCCACATATAACCATAGTAAGCCGTTGCATAGCCTTCACCAGAAAACACATGGCCAAAATGTGGCGTTCTATGGCGCATTGGCAATTCTTTTGGCATGCCTAATTCGTCTAAAGTTTCACGTTCAAACTTATCGATATCAATATCTTTTGGATCTGCTAAATGTAATTTCATATCAATTAATGCAGACGCTAAATATT encodes:
- a CDS encoding DUF2188 domain-containing protein, producing MTKVRTSAIIKKMAIAAKTNSHRVHVTTRGTASWAIKKEGNIKASNTYTTLEEAIDAAKTLVEKGQASKVVVHNKEGKIVQSGV